ATTAGCTTAATGAATGTGAGCTTATGTACAAATACGTTATCAAACCATCTCTTTTTTCTTCTGCAGCTCAATaagacaaaaaaataataataatgcaattagATTGTAAATAGAGGAATTAAATATCAAAATTGAAATGCTAAGATTTAATTGTAATTACATGACTAATTATGTAATTTACCATTTTAAAAGCTAAAACGATTACAATCACTATGCACATCACTCAAGGCATTTTCCAAAACTATAGGCATAGGACTTCTTGGTTAAGGAGAAAAAATTTTTGGAAAagtaatttctttatttttctatatttggGATTACATACAAAAGAATAAataattattgactttttgagtctgatccctgttttaatgctgacaaagcattcgtatcttatatgtgtatttaatatgtgaacaggtttataattcaaacacacacataaggaaaagtAAATGGAAATCATAAAGGACTTCAAGCTTATACACTTGgcatatttcataaaaattagaaaagcaaaaaaagaagaagaagaagacatatattttaatttgtaaatgcatttaagttttggaCTGTAATAATGCACGGtttgcatgatatgattgaaaGTTTagatgaccatagacagaccttaggcaCCAACACTTCTAAAAACATTTTACTAAAATgtcaaaatcatacaaaaggttttaaaaatgttttaagaTCAAAACAGGGCTAAATTTAAGAGCTTTTATTGactccggtcgaccgacccttgaACATTATACATGCTCCAATCGACCGGCTTTTACATTTGGGCAAATATGTAATTTTAAAAtgcctggtcgaccggacctgaATGAACGTCTAAGTCTCGGCCGACCGAcctttatttttggaaaatttcttgAAGCCCGATCAACCGACCTATATGCGTTAAAAATGCCTAGCCGATCGACACTATTCACTTGACCAACCGTTTCTCAGTCTTTTGGCAATCGTCTTGGCCAGCCGACCGACATCTTACACAACCGACTAAACCCCtcaaacaaattcaaattttaatttaggATGGTCAACCGACGCTCTCCCTAGTCGAACGAACCTCTCGGATTGGTCAAATTTTTCAGCGGtaaacatgtttaatttttaattaaacaattttaaaaatactcaCCGCATCACTAACTGTCATATTTTGAGAGttgtctataaatagcccctcatAACTCATTTTTAAACTAATGATTATTTTGTAAATTCTCtaatttttttagggttttattttactctctttctctcattattttgcaaaatccttttgaaagagagcatttaatTTGGGGCATTTACTTTTATCATCAATAGCATTTTCTCTCTATCAAAGAGtaaattgaagtttggaaatgtttaggagatAAAGAAATTATTTGTTAactaatatatttaataatattataaaaatcaagaaaatgataGAAGAATGGAAGAAAAGTACATTAGTACCTCTGTATAAAAACAGATACgacattcaaaattgtaataagtATCGTGAAATTAAGATTATAAGTCATACAACAAAACTActggaaagggtaattgaacatagaataagatttgAAACGAAGATTTTTGGATTTATGCCTtggagatcaacaatagaagttgtttatttttcaagaagtttgattgaaaagtttaggaaaaagaaaaagaaaaaaaaaaacttgcataTGATCTTTATTGATCTAgagaaatgtaatttcagtaatgtaagagTAACAACAAAGAGAAGATTAAActggataatcaagagattaatagcattaATAAATTTAggtatcttggatctattatgcaagattAAGGGGAAATTGAACAAAATGtagtacataaaattaaaaatagattTGATAAAATGAAGGAGTGCATCAAATGTATTGTGTAattgtaaaatacccttaaaattaaaatgaaagtttagaatgttaggcaactaagaaacaaaatataaaaaaaatttcccgaatcatatacatatatatatttcttgtttAAAATTCATATTGTAACAATGAGAATTAAGCACAAGTTTTTCCTTGTCATAGTTAAAGGCAGCATTAAGAAATAATTTATCATTATACtggttttttttaataaataaaaaaaaaaataagaagaagaagaagaggaaacaTATGCCTTCGCTCCGTCTGCAGGGAAATTTCTATTACAAATACACATTACATTCAATGTCTCGTGCAGTAGATAGTCTCACCATGGCTGCCATCAAGCATAACCAAAAAGTCTCACCTCAACCCCCCAAGGTGTGGTTTAGTGCGGACTACAGGAGTGCTTTTCACAAAattaggtgttcaaaccctcccgggttcGTTTCTGTCCCTAAATTCCTAAAATTTACATCCCTTTAAAGTTGTGAAATCGACTTCAAGGGGCGTAAAATTaatcacgtggaccgtaaaacgaacACGTGaaaacccggtgcgtaatccaaaaaaaacgAAAAAGCCTCACCTCAACTTTGTTAGAGGCCTCTCAAGTTCAATCTTCAAATAATACACAACGAACCCACCCCTAAAGCCACATAAAGAAGCGCATCGGCACGTTCGCACATGCACATCGTCGCAGGCGCACACAGGcctcatttaatttttaaaatactaaaaaatgcCATTACTTACCTATGCTTCTCAAAATTCtataaaaacattaaaaaatcaaaaaatataggGTGATGCATTCATCAAGCAGCTAGTACAAACCTTGTATTCTGAATAATTTTCAAGTGATGGTCTATTTATTTGAGCCAAACCTACTAATTGCTCTAACCAAAATAGAGGGCCTAAACTCACACGAACTTGAGTGCGCCCTCGGGTAACTGCCGTGGAagaatttatgaaaataactccTAAACCTTTTCCTCAATCTTTGTCAAGTTCCCTAACTAATCACCACCTCCACCTTCAATGCACCTCAACATACAAATGGCTTTGCTATTCTCAGACCATACAAAGAAAAATATGCACCCCACGCACACATGGTACATTAAGATCCCTGACAATTACAAAAAATCAATTGAGGATGAAGATATTAACTGCCAATCAGGTTTAAGATAAATATTATGCCACAAAAGGAAAGTGAACAAAACAACACCCTCAAAATCACTTCATATGACAAACCAAACGAGTGAAATTCCCAGGTACAAAGTTGGCCTCAGGGAGATTATTCGAGCAGCTCATTGaaaacccgaaaaaaaaaaaaaaaagggggcggGGGAACTGAAAAAAGCTAGCCTGCACTAGGATTTATTTCGTCACCGTCAAATGGGCAAGTCATATTGTGCAATTAGCCCTGCAATGCTGATGCTCCCGAGATGATCTCAATAAGTTCAGTGGTGATTGATGCTTGGCGGgttctgcaaaaaaaaaaaaaaaaaaattagcaataAAGGATGATCAATCAGGCTTAGATCTATATccacgagttttttttttttttttttcccatagaAGCAAATTTATTTATAGGAGAAAGAGAGAACCATGAGATTTGACTTAATATCATACCAAATCCTGAATAAAGAACAAACCAAAATAGGAAGGCCTCAAAGACATTTTCTCAAGCCACGTTGCATCACCCATTCCTCAAATAGAGCTATGTAACATGCTATGAATGTATGTGTATGTTGTTGTTGGGTGTAGGATTGTACAAATGGGTGGATTGGTGATGGTGCTTTTTTCTTTTCTGTTCTCCTTGGGTTACAATATGTTGTGTGCGGGCGTgcgcatgagagagagagagagagagaaatgaaccTGTTATAAGTAAGTGTGAGGCGATCGAGCATCTCGCCAGCATTCCTGCTTGAGCTATCCATGGCAGACATCCTTGCTCCTTGCTCACTGCAAGCATTCTCTAGAACCGCATTGAACAAAACCTGAAAGTACGGGAATTTTTTGCAGTACAAATCTCAGAAACCATCAGACAAATGAAGTTGTTGACAATATTTTAGTTCTCAAAATAGGATTTTAAACACTACAGGTTAACTCCATGAATCTGAAACAAGAGTAACCACATACTTCAAAATCCTCCAAAATCcgccaagagagagagagagagagagagttggcagAATATGTTACAGGCTGGCTAAGCCTCTCTTAGCCCATGTTTGGTTCAGCAAAATAAAATGATAGATAAGCTGAGAGAGGGTGCCAGCGTCGGGATGTGGGGGTGGGGTGGAGAAACCAAAGGCTTAAAAGCCataatggaaaatggaaaaggaaaatagCACTCAAATACTATTCAGTCTAGCAAAACCTTAGCCTGCAAAACAAACACACCCCTAGGCACTTACCCTTCCCCTTATGGCAAGATATCATTATACCACCTTCCTCATGGGATTGGGATAATATTCCCATTTATATAGGATAAGAAGTGGGACTAGGATATCCTAGTCTCATTCCATTCAGCAAACAGGACCAAAGTATGTTGGCTCAAGTTGATTGCTTAAAAAACCCCACAAACCCACTCCCATGCCTCATCAGAATATAGAAATCAAGGGGCAGTAATTAGCCTTTTAAAATCAGGACTTACACAAGAAAACTGGAATTCAGTCAGATTCTGAAGTATTTCTGCTTTTGTTTCACCGCCTTCAATTTCGTAAGAATCCAAATCACCAATCATTCCCCCAGCTTCAGCCTCTCTCTCCACAACCTACATCAAACAAAGCATCAGGAGGTGTCCCAGATGAAACcacaacatgaatattttaatattcatcTAGTTGAAGCAATCAAATCACCTCTGGAGATAACACAGTGGCCATTGTTGGCAAAAATGCGACAGCTGATTGAAATTTGTTGAAAATAATCCTCAAAGCATCATACTCAACATTCTTTAAGATGTCATCAGCAAGAACAGACACCTGATGAGACAACAACTCAAATGAAACAGAAGGCTCAGTAACTTCAGTTGATAGGCACAAAAGAACttaatggagagagagagagagaatataaaTACAAACGCACGTCAgtgaaagttttttaaaaaattgctaGTAACTTTTTGAGTATAAATATATACGCATTTATTGCATGGGGAAAAAGGTACACTTTTTTGCAGTCAAAGAATGGTGCATCAATAGCAAAACAATCTAAAATTAGACCACTAACAATTAGCTTAAAGCCTTCCCTCAAAATAATGCAGATTTCATGTGAGTTAGCACGTCAAAAAGAGAGCCAGTTTTAGAAATGAACAAATTCAACCAACAACCAAAGCATTCAACAGAGAAATTGAAATGAGAAAGGAGTCATGAACCGCTAGAATATCCAGCCTCCATTGATCAGGGCCAGCCCTTGAACTTCACACAACTTTAGGCTTATGCCatcttttcttcaattttttagaATTCATGACTCCTTATCATgcagtcaattcaagatcatCAGTCAACAAGCAAAGCACCCAGTTCTAAAAATAAGTAAAAACAAGGAGAAAAATGTTGCTTCTTCTCTGACATCAATAGCAGCAACAAATACAGTCAATTTACCTGGGTATAATTCAGAGGATTCTTCTGCAACTCTGTCACAGATAGCTCTATGTAATTCTTTGAGTCACGTATCATTTGAACCTTTGCCTTCTCTCCCAAAATGACATACTTTGATTCTTTATCAGGACCTGCAGCATTAAAACAGAATTGAGCTTGTAGACTTCATCCACTTTTACATCAGTGATCACTAAAACAGCAGTTTGCAATGAATACCAGAGCTCAGCTTGCGCACAGCCTTGCTTATTTTGACTGATGTAGAATTAATTCCACCACATAGACCTTTGTCTGAAGAGATTGTAACAATAACATTCTTCTTGACATCAACACCTAAAagcaaaacaataaaaaaaaagacaaaaaaatgccattaatgaataaaaaataaccatagaaatcttatcattaaaaaaaaactaagctCACAAGCACATGCAAATTATGGAAACCAATTAGGTTATATCCCCAGTTTCCATGGCCAAACCTTAGCTCGAACTTTTCTCCAGCATTCCTTCAATAGGCTCATCAactagttttaaaaaattaatgcaCATGAGGGCGCATGCAAACATTTGTTCATATGTGATGTTTACACAGCCCAGCAATCCAAAAGCAACGACCAACATTTAACCTACACTTCTTTATAAAGCACATCCATCACATCAATTTTTGTATTGCACTTTTTCTGATCCACAAGATTCCAAATCCACAGCTTAAactccatgctcccaaacacagcaAAAATGCCTTCCACCTGAAATACCGAGAGCATTCAAACATCTGTTTCTGCATTAAGCTTG
The Malania oleifera isolate guangnan ecotype guangnan chromosome 13, ASM2987363v1, whole genome shotgun sequence DNA segment above includes these coding regions:
- the LOC131145519 gene encoding ATP synthase subunit gamma, mitochondrial, giving the protein MAMAALRREGRRFAPLISPNPIATARFSLISEEQASLGVRGISTQVVRNRMKSVKSIQKITKAMKMVAASKLRAIQTRAEKSRGLWQPFTALLGDTPSVDVKKNVIVTISSDKGLCGGINSTSVKISKAVRKLSSGPDKESKYVILGEKAKVQMIRDSKNYIELSVTELQKNPLNYTQVSVLADDILKNVEYDALRIIFNKFQSAVAFLPTMATVLSPEVVEREAEAGGMIGDLDSYEIEGGETKAEILQNLTEFQFSCVLFNAVLENACSEQGARMSAMDSSSRNAGEMLDRLTLTYNRTRQASITTELIEIISGASALQG